One window of Nitrospira sp. genomic DNA carries:
- the rplL gene encoding 50S ribosomal protein L7/L12, which yields MSATTTKFSQEELIKAIEGMSVLDLAELVKGLETRFGVTAAAPVAMAAAPAAGAAAAAEEKTAFDVILVSAPAEKKIQVIKVVRELTSLGLKEAKDLVEGAPKPVKTGATKEESDTMKKKLEESGAKIEIK from the coding sequence ATGTCAGCTACCACTACAAAATTTTCGCAGGAAGAATTGATCAAGGCCATTGAGGGCATGAGCGTGCTCGACTTGGCGGAGTTGGTGAAGGGTTTGGAGACCCGCTTTGGCGTCACCGCCGCGGCGCCTGTCGCCATGGCTGCAGCCCCGGCTGCCGGCGCGGCTGCTGCCGCCGAAGAGAAGACCGCATTCGACGTGATCCTCGTGTCGGCTCCTGCCGAAAAGAAGATCCAGGTCATCAAGGTGGTGCGTGAATTGACGAGCCTTGGCCTGAAGGAAGCGAAGGATCTCGTGGAAGGCGCACCGAAGCCCGTGAAGACCGGCGCGACCAAGGAAGAGTCCGACACGATGAAGAAGAAGCTCGAAGAGAGCGGCGCCAAGATCGAGATTAAGTAA